Proteins from one Flavobacterium branchiarum genomic window:
- a CDS encoding TonB-dependent receptor plug domain-containing protein, which yields MKTKTIQFVALVFCITLSAQQKPKDSIRANELSEVVVTGQFEPQSIKKSVFNVRVISSKDIQNLAANNLSDVLNQYLNINVRPSGTSGRSTVSLFGLDAQYFKILVDNVPLVSEAGLGNNTDLSQINLNDVEQIEIVEGSMGVTYGANAVSGVLNIITKKTSKYKWSMTASVQEETVKDEYALFKEGRHIQSLKLSHTLNKNWFISLGANRNDFRGFLDDKNGKDYIQNDQTRGYRWLPKEQLNTTALIAYHKDSFRFFYKFEFLDEDVDYYNSTVQSGYTPELGSYRYSEDKRYFTNRYFHNLNATGKLFAKLNYNVSLSHQKQKRDVEDFRYYLYTKNEAKNVTVKDQSMEVLYSTGTLSNFFSDSRVDLQLGYEFVNNQGYSLVKEANNKFSPVRKTLENYDFFASSEIRATEKLSIRPGLRFSAQSKFDNQYASSLGLRYLFDKGVELRGSYGNSFRTPTFEELYSKQIFDGHFFTGNENLIPETSTSYEASLKKISTLASGFQIANTFAGSYLNVDDRIDMALARFNPDTGNPEYEYINISKYKMWNFSTTNQFKIDNLTFNFGASLIGISQKIENQVFSSDDKFLYSFNLNSSVSYIIPSWKTTFSAYYKYNGKSQQFIETSSAYVISDVDPSNWLDASIRKNFFGDKLEATIGARNILNVLNVNQTNTSQAVAHAGPSQIMLAYGRSYFIKLAYNLNL from the coding sequence ATGAAAACCAAAACGATCCAATTTGTTGCTTTAGTATTTTGTATAACGCTTTCTGCGCAACAAAAGCCAAAAGATAGTATTCGTGCCAACGAATTATCCGAAGTTGTTGTTACTGGGCAGTTTGAGCCACAATCTATAAAGAAGTCGGTTTTTAACGTGCGTGTTATCTCAAGTAAAGACATTCAGAACTTAGCAGCTAACAATTTGTCAGATGTACTAAATCAGTATTTGAATATTAATGTAAGACCAAGCGGTACAAGTGGGCGTTCTACAGTATCGTTATTTGGGTTAGATGCTCAGTATTTCAAGATTTTGGTAGATAATGTTCCTTTAGTAAGTGAGGCAGGTTTAGGGAACAACACCGATTTATCTCAAATTAACTTAAACGACGTAGAGCAAATAGAAATTGTTGAAGGTTCAATGGGAGTTACTTACGGAGCAAATGCCGTAAGTGGTGTTCTGAATATAATCACAAAAAAAACTTCTAAATACAAATGGAGCATGACAGCTTCGGTACAAGAAGAAACGGTTAAAGACGAATATGCTCTTTTTAAAGAAGGCCGACATATACAATCACTTAAGCTTTCGCATACATTAAATAAAAATTGGTTTATAAGTTTAGGGGCAAATCGCAATGATTTTAGAGGTTTTCTAGATGATAAAAATGGAAAAGATTATATCCAAAATGATCAGACTCGTGGCTATAGATGGCTTCCAAAAGAGCAATTAAATACGACAGCATTAATAGCATATCATAAAGATAGTTTTCGTTTTTTTTACAAATTTGAATTTTTGGATGAAGATGTAGACTATTACAATAGTACGGTGCAATCTGGTTACACTCCAGAATTAGGATCCTATAGATACTCAGAAGATAAACGATATTTTACCAATAGATATTTTCATAATTTAAATGCAACAGGTAAGTTATTCGCAAAGCTAAATTATAATGTTTCTCTTTCGCATCAAAAGCAAAAACGTGATGTAGAGGATTTTAGATATTATTTATATACTAAAAATGAAGCGAAAAATGTTACTGTAAAGGACCAGTCTATGGAAGTGCTTTATTCTACAGGAACTTTAAGTAATTTTTTCTCTGATAGTAGAGTTGATTTACAATTAGGATATGAGTTTGTAAACAATCAAGGATATTCATTAGTTAAAGAGGCAAATAATAAGTTTTCTCCAGTTCGTAAAACACTTGAGAATTATGATTTTTTCGCTTCATCAGAAATCCGTGCAACCGAAAAACTCTCTATTCGTCCAGGATTACGTTTTTCTGCTCAATCTAAATTTGATAATCAATATGCTTCATCTCTTGGTTTAAGATATTTGTTTGATAAAGGAGTAGAGCTTAGAGGTTCTTATGGTAATTCTTTCCGCACACCGACTTTTGAAGAATTATATTCAAAACAAATTTTTGATGGTCATTTTTTTACTGGTAATGAAAATCTTATCCCAGAAACTAGTACTTCTTACGAAGCTAGTCTTAAAAAGATATCAACTCTTGCTTCAGGGTTTCAAATCGCGAACACTTTTGCAGGAAGTTATTTAAATGTAGATGATAGAATTGATATGGCACTTGCAAGATTCAATCCAGATACAGGAAATCCAGAGTATGAATATATCAATATTAGTAAATACAAAATGTGGAATTTTTCGACTACGAACCAATTTAAAATAGATAATCTAACATTTAACTTTGGCGCGTCTTTGATTGGAATTTCTCAAAAAATTGAAAACCAGGTTTTTTCTTCAGATGATAAGTTTCTTTATTCTTTTAATCTTAATAGTAGTGTTTCATATATTATTCCGAGCTGGAAAACAACATTTTCGGCATATTACAAATACAACGGAAAATCACAACAATTTATAGAAACAAGTTCTGCTTACGTAATATCCGATGTCGATCCGAGTAATTGGCTTGATGCTTCAATTAGAAAAAACTTTTTTGGTGATAAACTGGAAGCTACAATAGGAGCAAGAAACATACTTAATGTGCTTAATGTAAATCAAACAAATACGAGTCAAGCTGTTGCTCATGCTGGGCCTTCACAAATAATGTTGGCTTATGGGCGCTCTTATTTTATAAAATTAGCATATAATCTTAATCTTTAA
- a CDS encoding HmuY family protein, producing MKKTFLLLSFALLTLGSCSSDDNNDTVVIPGPSVGEVLQPSVGGPNQPNQVYVDLSTGKLESVNRAKWDLGFSSGSDFRVVINGSIKMAVKKLETSDITLVQQIDNSVNVGFDSPASKGYVDNPTGVLEGAGEGVGTAIAEISATDAANKVYLVNLGFEVGTAVPNVGSANLYGNPRGWKKIRILRSGNGYKIQFANLDATTFTEKIISKEAAFNFSFFNLISGTNVVVEPEKTKWDLNFTGFTNYTPNGPVIVSYGYADFIISNLRGGTQAYEVLVATGGSYADFNKVKVVEANFKTSLTDQRVLGPNWRNPGGQNGSLPSIKTDRFYVIKTTGGNYYKVNFLTMTNAAGERGHTTFEYALLK from the coding sequence ATGAAAAAGACATTTTTACTATTATCATTCGCATTATTGACTCTTGGAAGTTGTTCGAGTGATGACAATAACGATACAGTGGTTATACCAGGTCCCTCTGTTGGAGAAGTATTACAACCAAGTGTAGGTGGGCCAAATCAACCAAATCAGGTTTATGTAGATTTAAGTACTGGAAAGTTAGAGTCTGTAAATAGAGCAAAATGGGATTTAGGATTTTCTAGCGGTTCAGATTTTAGAGTTGTAATCAATGGTTCTATTAAAATGGCTGTAAAAAAGCTAGAGACTTCAGATATTACTTTAGTGCAACAAATTGATAATTCTGTTAATGTTGGATTTGATTCACCTGCATCAAAAGGATATGTTGATAATCCTACAGGAGTTTTAGAGGGAGCTGGTGAAGGAGTTGGAACGGCTATTGCTGAGATTTCGGCTACAGATGCTGCTAATAAAGTATATCTAGTAAATCTTGGATTTGAAGTTGGGACTGCAGTGCCGAATGTAGGTTCAGCAAATCTTTATGGTAACCCTAGAGGGTGGAAAAAAATTAGAATTCTAAGAAGTGGGAATGGATATAAAATTCAATTTGCAAATTTAGATGCAACAACTTTCACAGAAAAAATAATTTCTAAAGAAGCTGCTTTTAATTTTTCATTCTTTAATTTGATTTCAGGAACTAACGTAGTAGTTGAACCAGAAAAAACAAAATGGGATTTAAACTTCACAGGTTTTACTAATTATACACCTAATGGTCCGGTAATTGTAAGTTATGGATATGCCGATTTTATTATCTCAAACTTGAGAGGTGGAACTCAGGCATATGAAGTTTTAGTTGCTACAGGTGGATCTTATGCTGATTTTAATAAAGTAAAGGTTGTTGAAGCTAATTTTAAAACTTCTTTAACAGACCAAAGAGTTCTTGGTCCAAATTGGAGAAATCCAGGTGGTCAAAATGGTTCATTACCAAGTATAAAAACAGATCGTTTTTATGTAATTAAAACAACAGGTGGGAATTATTATAAAGTTAACTTCCTTACTATGACAAATGCTGCAGGAGAAAGAGGGCATACTACTTTTGAATACGCGCTTTTAAAATAG